Proteins encoded in a region of the Mesoflavibacter profundi genome:
- a CDS encoding OmpP1/FadL family transporter: MKKIFTITLCIASSLYLNAQTTTDALRYSVNDIQGTARYRALSGAFGALGGDISAVSINPAGSSVFTSSHATFTLESNSNKNETSYFNGNQSNSNSNIDFTQGGAVFLFKNNNDSSPWKKFSVGITYENFKNYDNDWSSSGTSQSSIDNYFLANAQGLRLDEISALPGETTTEAYSEIGAIYGYQNQQAFLGYDSYILEPETFDDSNTVYTSNIAPGSFNQAYNYSATGYNGKISFNASAQYTDNFYIGLNLNSHFINYDKFTSFYETNSNANTVVDEVLFDNTLSTTGNGFSFQIGSIWKITPELRAGFTYDSPTWLTIEEETTQYLETHVIDDTNGDFYQIVNPNIINVYPSYRLQTPAKITTSIAYVFGQNGLISFDYSTKNYSNTKFKPTSDAYFNQQNNIMSNELTNANSYKIGAEYKLKQFSFRGGYRFEESPYKDGETIGDLNGYSFGLGYDFGNTILDLTYSNSKQSTNNRFVNVGLANFTTVENTNSNVTLSLGFKL, translated from the coding sequence ATGAAAAAAATATTCACAATAACTTTATGTATTGCATCTAGTTTATATCTAAATGCTCAAACAACTACAGACGCTTTAAGATATTCTGTAAACGACATACAAGGAACAGCTAGATACAGAGCTTTAAGCGGTGCTTTTGGCGCTTTAGGAGGCGATATTAGTGCGGTAAGCATAAACCCTGCAGGATCTTCGGTATTTACTAGTAGTCACGCTACATTCACTTTAGAAAGTAACTCTAATAAAAATGAAACTAGTTACTTTAATGGAAATCAATCAAACTCAAACTCGAACATAGATTTTACACAAGGTGGCGCAGTTTTTCTTTTTAAAAACAATAACGACTCTTCACCTTGGAAAAAATTCTCTGTAGGAATTACTTATGAAAACTTTAAAAATTATGATAATGACTGGTCATCAAGTGGGACAAGTCAAAGCTCTATAGATAATTATTTTTTAGCAAATGCTCAAGGCTTAAGACTGGACGAGATTTCGGCCTTACCAGGCGAAACAACTACAGAAGCTTATTCTGAAATTGGAGCTATTTATGGTTACCAAAACCAACAAGCTTTTTTAGGTTACGACTCTTACATTTTAGAACCAGAAACTTTTGATGACAGCAATACGGTTTACACTTCTAATATCGCACCTGGATCGTTTAATCAAGCCTACAATTATAGTGCAACGGGCTATAACGGGAAGATTAGCTTTAATGCTTCTGCTCAATACACTGATAATTTTTACATTGGTCTTAACTTAAATTCTCACTTTATAAATTACGATAAGTTTACTAGTTTTTATGAAACAAACTCTAACGCAAATACGGTTGTAGACGAAGTTTTATTTGACAACACCTTATCTACTACAGGAAATGGATTTTCTTTCCAAATAGGTTCTATTTGGAAAATCACTCCTGAGTTAAGAGCTGGTTTTACATATGATTCTCCAACATGGTTAACCATTGAAGAAGAAACTACTCAATATTTAGAGACTCATGTTATAGATGATACAAATGGAGATTTTTATCAAATTGTAAATCCAAACATTATTAATGTATATCCAAGCTACAGACTTCAAACACCTGCAAAAATAACAACTAGTATTGCTTATGTTTTTGGACAAAATGGTTTAATTAGCTTTGACTATTCAACTAAAAATTATAGCAACACTAAATTTAAACCTACTTCAGATGCGTATTTTAACCAACAAAACAATATAATGTCTAACGAATTAACCAATGCTAATTCATACAAAATTGGTGCAGAATACAAGTTAAAACAATTTAGTTTTAGAGGCGGATATAGATTTGAAGAAAGTCCTTATAAGGATGGTGAAACTATAGGAGATTTAAATGGATATTCATTTGGGTTAGGTTATGATTTTGGCAATACCATATTAGACTTAACTTACAGTAATTCAAAACAATCTACAAATAACCGTTTTGTTAACGTTGGCTTAGCAAATTTTACTACAGTTGAAAACACTAACTCTAATGTTACTTTATCATTAGGTTTTAAATTATAA
- the proS gene encoding proline--tRNA ligase, with protein MSKKLTSRAEDYSKWYNELVVEANLAENSAVRGCMVIKPYGYAIWEKMQAELDRMFKETGHENAYFPIFVPKKLFEAEEKNAEGFAKECAVVTHYRLQNDPDNPGKLRVDPEAKLEEELVVRPTSEAIIWNTYKGWIQSYRDLPILVNQWANVVRWEMRTRLFLRTAEFLWQEGHTAHATKKEAILEAEQMNGVYAKFAENFMAIPVIQGLKTESERFAGAVETYCIEALMQDGKALQAGTSHFLGQNFAKAFDVKFTSKEGKQDYVWATSWGVSTRLMGALIMTHSDDKGLVLPPNLAPNQVVIVPIYKNEDQFEQIAKVAEDIIKELRAQNISVKFDKRDTLRPGAKFAQHELQGVPLRIAIGARDLENGTVELARRDTLTKDIVSLDGISTTVKELLEEIQNSLFDKALSFRDNHITKVDTFEEFKTVLKTKGGFISAHWDGTPETENKIKELTKATIRCMPLDSEEEQGICVLSGKPSSKRVLFAKAY; from the coding sequence ATGAGTAAAAAATTAACAAGTAGAGCAGAAGATTATTCTAAATGGTATAACGAGTTGGTTGTAGAAGCTAATTTAGCTGAAAATTCAGCAGTTAGAGGTTGTATGGTTATTAAACCATATGGATATGCAATCTGGGAGAAAATGCAAGCAGAATTAGATAGAATGTTTAAGGAAACTGGTCATGAAAATGCATATTTTCCAATTTTTGTACCAAAAAAGCTTTTTGAAGCAGAAGAAAAAAATGCCGAAGGATTTGCAAAAGAATGTGCTGTTGTAACTCATTATAGGTTGCAAAATGATCCTGACAATCCAGGGAAATTAAGGGTAGATCCCGAAGCTAAACTAGAAGAAGAATTAGTGGTAAGACCTACAAGTGAAGCAATTATCTGGAACACATATAAAGGATGGATACAATCCTACAGGGATTTACCAATTTTAGTAAATCAATGGGCAAATGTTGTAAGATGGGAAATGAGAACGCGTTTGTTTCTTAGAACTGCAGAGTTTTTATGGCAGGAAGGACATACTGCTCATGCAACTAAAAAAGAAGCAATTTTAGAAGCAGAACAAATGAATGGTGTTTACGCTAAATTTGCTGAAAATTTTATGGCAATTCCAGTAATTCAAGGGTTAAAAACCGAAAGCGAAAGATTTGCTGGAGCAGTAGAAACTTACTGTATTGAAGCATTAATGCAAGATGGTAAAGCATTACAAGCAGGAACATCACATTTTCTAGGTCAAAACTTTGCCAAAGCTTTTGATGTGAAATTTACTTCTAAAGAAGGGAAACAAGATTATGTTTGGGCAACTTCATGGGGCGTATCTACTAGATTAATGGGAGCATTAATTATGACACATAGTGATGATAAAGGCTTAGTGTTACCACCTAATTTAGCGCCTAATCAAGTTGTAATTGTGCCTATTTATAAAAATGAAGATCAATTTGAACAAATAGCTAAAGTTGCTGAAGATATTATTAAAGAATTAAGAGCGCAAAATATTTCTGTGAAATTTGATAAAAGAGATACATTACGACCAGGTGCAAAATTTGCACAACATGAATTACAAGGTGTTCCTTTAAGAATTGCAATAGGAGCAAGAGATTTAGAAAACGGAACGGTTGAATTAGCAAGAAGAGATACATTAACTAAAGACATAGTTTCGCTTGATGGAATCTCTACAACAGTTAAAGAATTACTTGAAGAAATACAAAACTCTTTATTCGATAAAGCTTTAAGTTTTAGAGACAATCATATAACTAAAGTTGATACTTTTGAAGAATTTAAAACTGTATTAAAAACTAAAGGAGGTTTTATTTCTGCTCATTGGGACGGTACACCAGAAACAGAAAATAAAATCAAAGAGTTAACAAAAGCTACAATTAGATGCATGCCTCTTGATAGTGAAGAAGAACAAGGTATTTGTGTACTATCAGGTAAGCCATCTAGTAAAAGAGTTTTATTTGCTAAGGCATATTAA
- the rpsT gene encoding 30S ribosomal protein S20: MANHKSALKRIRSNEAKRLRNRYQHKTTRNAVKKLREMENKKEAEELFPSVVSMLDKLAKKNIIHANKAANLKSSLAKHVAAL, translated from the coding sequence ATGGCAAATCATAAGTCAGCATTAAAAAGAATAAGAAGTAACGAAGCTAAGCGTCTAAGAAATAGATATCAGCATAAGACTACTCGTAATGCGGTAAAGAAATTACGTGAAATGGAAAACAAGAAGGAAGCTGAAGAGTTGTTTCCATCTGTTGTGTCTATGTTAGATAAGCTTGCTAAGAAAAACATTATACACGCTAACAAAGCTGCTAATTTAAAATCTAGCTTAGCTAAACACGTAGCTGCATTATAA
- the rho gene encoding transcription termination factor Rho, which produces MFEISQLKEMKLPELQEIAKKLSVPKFRSMKKLDLVYQILDKQAADPKAVLEVKKEEKENKPKPQRQKRARVSKPTTASKTDNQAKLELETKDSSKTEKKEQTKKPAQNNQKNKANQNETKKDDKTKDNTNTQKNNRQKNNNQNKNNNQNNNQNNNQKNNNNGNKDSRNRYREPDFEFDAIIESEGVLDIMQDGYGFLRSSDYNYLSSPDDIYVSQSQIRLFGLKTGDTVLGNVRPPKEGEKYFPLIKVNKINGQNPNVVRDRVSFEHLTPLFPKEKFNIAEKQSTISTRIMDLFSPIGKGQRGMIVSQPKTGKTMLLKDVANAIAANHPEVYQMILLIDERPEEVTDMQRNVRGEVIASTFDKEAHEHVRIANIVLEKAKRLVECGHDVVILLDSITRLARAYNTVQPASGKILSGGVDANALHKPKRFFGAARNIENGGSLTIIATALTDTGSKMDEVIFEEFKGTGNMELQLDRKIANRRIFPAIDLTSSSTRRDDLLLDDNTVQRMWVMRKYLADMNPVEAMEFINERFKQTQNNEEFLISMNG; this is translated from the coding sequence ATGTTTGAAATCTCACAATTAAAAGAAATGAAGCTTCCTGAATTACAGGAAATAGCTAAAAAATTGAGCGTACCTAAATTTCGCTCTATGAAAAAATTAGATCTAGTTTATCAAATACTAGACAAACAAGCAGCAGATCCTAAAGCTGTATTAGAGGTAAAAAAAGAAGAAAAAGAAAACAAGCCAAAACCTCAAAGACAAAAAAGAGCTAGAGTTAGCAAACCTACTACTGCTTCAAAAACAGATAATCAAGCAAAACTAGAACTTGAAACTAAGGATAGCAGTAAGACAGAAAAAAAAGAGCAAACAAAAAAACCAGCTCAAAACAATCAAAAAAATAAGGCTAACCAAAACGAAACTAAAAAAGACGATAAAACTAAAGACAACACAAATACTCAAAAAAATAATCGTCAAAAAAATAATAACCAGAACAAAAATAACAACCAAAATAATAATCAAAACAACAATCAGAAAAACAATAACAACGGTAATAAAGACAGCCGTAATCGTTATAGAGAACCTGATTTTGAATTTGATGCAATTATCGAAAGTGAAGGTGTATTAGACATCATGCAAGATGGATATGGGTTTTTAAGAAGTTCTGATTACAATTATTTATCATCACCGGATGATATTTATGTATCGCAATCACAAATAAGGCTATTTGGATTAAAAACGGGAGACACAGTTCTTGGTAATGTAAGACCACCAAAAGAAGGAGAAAAATATTTCCCATTAATTAAGGTAAACAAAATAAACGGGCAAAACCCAAATGTTGTAAGAGACCGAGTATCTTTTGAACACTTAACACCTTTATTTCCAAAAGAAAAATTTAATATAGCAGAAAAACAAAGCACCATTTCTACAAGAATAATGGACTTATTTTCTCCTATAGGAAAAGGGCAACGTGGTATGATAGTCTCTCAACCTAAAACAGGTAAAACCATGTTACTAAAAGACGTTGCTAATGCAATAGCAGCAAATCATCCTGAAGTATATCAAATGATACTTCTTATTGATGAACGTCCTGAAGAGGTAACAGATATGCAAAGAAATGTAAGAGGTGAAGTTATCGCTTCTACTTTTGATAAAGAAGCTCATGAACATGTAAGAATAGCAAATATTGTATTAGAAAAAGCTAAACGATTAGTAGAATGTGGTCATGATGTTGTAATTCTATTAGACTCTATAACAAGACTAGCTAGAGCATACAATACGGTACAACCAGCATCTGGTAAAATTCTTTCTGGTGGTGTAGATGCAAATGCATTGCACAAACCAAAACGATTTTTTGGAGCTGCAAGAAATATAGAAAATGGCGGATCTTTAACCATTATAGCTACTGCTTTAACAGATACAGGTTCTAAAATGGATGAAGTAATCTTTGAAGAGTTTAAAGGTACGGGTAATATGGAACTTCAATTAGACAGAAAAATTGCTAATAGAAGAATTTTCCCAGCAATCGATCTTACTTCTTCAAGTACACGTCGTGACGACTTACTTTTAGATGACAATACTGTACAACGTATGTGGGTTATGAGAAAATACCTTGCAGACATGAACCCTGTAGAAGCAATGGAGTTTATAAATGAAAGATTTAAACAAACGCAAAACAATGAAGAGTTTTTAATCTCTATGAATGGTTAA
- a CDS encoding DUF4293 domain-containing protein, with amino-acid sequence MLQRIQTLYLLVVTIISGALIFVFNLWTTTEGTVIFAKDELPAIGLFVGSAILSVISIFNFKNRKSQFMLGRLNMILNLILLGFFVYRILNTSGEATAVSEKGVGIFLPVISIVFLVLANRAIKKDEDLVKSVDRLR; translated from the coding sequence ATGCTTCAACGCATTCAAACATTGTATTTGTTAGTAGTTACCATTATATCTGGAGCATTAATTTTTGTGTTTAATCTTTGGACTACTACAGAAGGTACAGTTATTTTTGCAAAAGATGAATTGCCTGCAATTGGGTTATTTGTTGGTTCTGCGATTTTATCTGTAATTTCTATATTCAATTTTAAAAATAGGAAATCTCAATTTATGTTGGGACGACTTAACATGATATTAAACTTAATTTTACTAGGATTTTTCGTATATCGAATACTAAACACATCTGGAGAAGCTACTGCGGTTTCTGAGAAAGGTGTTGGGATTTTTCTTCCTGTTATTTCTATCGTATTCTTGGTTCTAGCCAATAGAGCCATAAAAAAGGATGAAGATCTTGTAAAATCAGTAGATAGATTACGATAA
- a CDS encoding metallophosphoesterase family protein translates to MKKILLLSDTHSYIDNTILKHVKNADEVWHAGDIGDLSVTDQIQKLKPLRAVWGNIDGDKARAEFPEHNRFTIEGVDVWITHIGGYPGRYNIRVKEEIKLNPPKLFICGHSHILKVMPDKKLGLLHINPGAIGIHGFHKVRTMLRFTIDNGKIDNLEVIQYDRK, encoded by the coding sequence ATGAAAAAAATACTACTACTATCAGATACGCACAGCTATATTGACAATACCATATTAAAGCATGTTAAAAATGCTGACGAAGTATGGCATGCTGGTGATATTGGAGATTTAAGTGTTACAGATCAAATACAAAAATTAAAACCTTTGCGTGCTGTTTGGGGAAATATAGATGGAGATAAAGCAAGAGCAGAATTCCCAGAACATAACCGTTTTACCATAGAAGGTGTTGATGTTTGGATTACACATATTGGCGGTTATCCTGGCAGGTATAATATTAGAGTTAAAGAAGAAATAAAATTAAATCCACCAAAATTATTTATTTGTGGTCATTCACACATTTTAAAAGTGATGCCAGATAAAAAATTAGGATTATTACATATAAATCCTGGTGCAATAGGTATTCATGGGTTTCATAAAGTACGTACAATGCTCCGTTTTACAATAGATAATGGCAAGATTGATAATCTAGAAGTTATACAATATGATAGAAAATAA
- the truA gene encoding tRNA pseudouridine(38-40) synthase TruA, which translates to MRYFIELSYNGKAYHGWQNQPNAISVQEVLENALTVLLNSPTSIVGAGRTDAGVHAKQIFAHFDAKDEVDCNQLIYKLNSFLPKDIAIHDVFAVQKDAHARFDAISRSYLYRISLKKNAFNTEQAYFVKQKLDVCKMNEAAQILLNYKDFQCFSKVHTDVKTYNCDIKHAAFTVVEDELHFTIKADRFLRNMVRAIVGTLINIGVGKIEVNQIHDIIASKNRGEAGFSVPAHGLYLTEVEYPDYIKLNE; encoded by the coding sequence TTGAGATATTTTATAGAATTATCTTATAACGGAAAAGCTTATCACGGTTGGCAAAATCAACCTAACGCAATTTCTGTACAAGAAGTTTTAGAAAACGCTTTAACTGTTTTACTTAATAGTCCAACTTCTATTGTTGGAGCAGGACGAACAGATGCAGGCGTACATGCAAAGCAAATATTTGCTCATTTTGATGCTAAAGATGAAGTAGATTGCAATCAATTAATCTATAAACTGAATTCGTTTTTACCTAAAGATATTGCAATTCATGATGTTTTTGCAGTGCAAAAAGATGCTCATGCGCGTTTTGATGCTATAAGCAGAAGTTATTTGTATAGAATTTCACTTAAAAAAAATGCGTTTAATACAGAGCAAGCTTATTTTGTAAAACAAAAACTTGATGTTTGTAAAATGAATGAAGCTGCGCAAATCTTATTGAATTATAAAGATTTTCAATGTTTTTCTAAAGTGCATACAGATGTAAAAACGTATAATTGTGATATAAAACATGCAGCGTTTACAGTTGTGGAAGACGAGCTTCATTTTACCATAAAAGCAGATCGTTTTTTGCGTAATATGGTACGAGCAATTGTTGGAACACTAATAAATATTGGTGTTGGAAAGATAGAAGTTAATCAAATACATGATATTATTGCTTCTAAAAATCGTGGAGAAGCAGGTTTTTCTGTTCCTGCGCACGGTTTGTATTTAACAGAAGTAGAATATCCTGATTATATAAAACTTAATGAGTAA
- a CDS encoding ABC transporter ATP-binding protein: MSKSKENIFDVNLFKRLFKYTKPYRPVFYGLIVSVLILGALSIASPLLVRQIVDQHLVKQDYDGFVSLIVVMAVLLLALVVFQLFFIYYSSWLGLKMVKDIRVKLFDHMLSFKMKYFNNSSVGVLITRAVTDMERISSVFGDGLFSIIRDLLIMLVVSATMLYVNWQLALIVFVMLPIILYATKVFQRYMKQAFEEIRNEVSNLNSFVQERVTGMKILQLFTREITEYKNFKEINTRHKNAWLKTVWYNSIFFAVLEVLSALTIGAVVYFGGLKVIIGGTVSAGDLFMFISMTPMLFRPLRQIADKFSTLQMGLVAANRVFKILDTTSQIDNSGTIVADNLKGEISFKDVHFRYVEDEEVLKGISFEVTAGQTVAIVGATGAGKSTVINLLNRFYEINKGEIKIDSVNIKDFTLGSLRQQTAVVLQDVFLFADTILSNITLNNPDITETQVMQAAKDIGIHDFIMSLPNGYHYNVKERGVMLSSGQRQLISFLRAYVTNPSILVLDEATSSVDSHSEQLIQNATDKITKGRTSIVIAHRLATIQKADNIIVMDNGQIVEQGTHQELLKKENGYYRNLYEVQFLKSEVA, translated from the coding sequence ATGAGTAAGTCTAAAGAAAATATATTTGACGTTAATTTATTTAAACGTCTTTTTAAATACACAAAACCATATCGTCCAGTATTTTATGGTTTAATAGTTTCTGTTTTAATTTTAGGAGCATTAAGTATTGCTTCACCATTATTAGTACGTCAAATCGTAGATCAGCATTTAGTAAAACAAGACTACGATGGTTTTGTTAGTTTAATTGTGGTAATGGCTGTGCTATTATTAGCATTAGTCGTGTTTCAGTTATTTTTTATCTATTATTCGTCTTGGTTAGGATTAAAAATGGTAAAAGATATACGTGTAAAATTATTTGATCACATGCTAAGCTTTAAAATGAAATACTTTAACAACTCTTCTGTTGGAGTACTAATTACTAGAGCTGTAACAGATATGGAACGTATTTCTTCTGTATTTGGTGACGGATTGTTTTCTATAATAAGAGACTTGTTAATCATGCTTGTTGTTTCTGCAACAATGCTTTATGTGAATTGGCAATTAGCATTAATTGTATTTGTCATGTTGCCAATTATTCTTTACGCAACAAAAGTGTTTCAGCGTTATATGAAACAAGCTTTTGAAGAGATTAGAAATGAAGTTTCTAACCTTAACTCCTTTGTGCAAGAACGAGTAACAGGTATGAAAATTCTACAACTATTTACTAGAGAAATTACCGAGTATAAAAATTTTAAAGAAATAAATACAAGACACAAAAATGCGTGGTTAAAAACGGTTTGGTATAACTCGATATTTTTTGCGGTATTAGAAGTATTATCTGCTTTAACGATAGGAGCAGTCGTGTATTTTGGTGGTTTAAAAGTGATTATAGGCGGAACAGTTTCGGCAGGAGATTTATTTATGTTTATATCTATGACGCCAATGTTATTTAGACCATTGCGTCAAATAGCAGATAAGTTTAGTACACTTCAAATGGGACTCGTTGCTGCCAATAGAGTCTTTAAAATATTAGATACGACATCGCAAATTGACAATTCAGGAACTATTGTGGCTGATAATTTAAAAGGTGAAATTTCATTCAAAGATGTTCATTTTAGATATGTAGAAGACGAAGAAGTTTTAAAAGGAATTTCTTTTGAAGTAACCGCAGGACAAACCGTTGCTATTGTTGGTGCAACTGGCGCAGGAAAAAGTACAGTAATTAATTTATTAAATCGTTTTTACGAAATTAATAAAGGCGAAATCAAAATAGATTCTGTAAATATTAAAGATTTTACTTTAGGATCTTTAAGACAGCAAACAGCAGTAGTATTACAAGATGTGTTTTTGTTTGCAGATACTATTTTAAGCAACATCACATTAAATAATCCAGATATTACCGAAACGCAAGTTATGCAAGCTGCAAAAGATATTGGAATACACGATTTTATAATGAGTTTACCAAACGGTTATCATTACAATGTAAAAGAACGTGGTGTAATGTTATCTTCTGGGCAACGCCAGTTAATATCGTTTTTGCGTGCTTATGTCACCAATCCAAGTATTTTAGTACTTGATGAGGCAACATCTTCTGTAGATTCTCATTCCGAACAATTAATTCAAAATGCGACCGATAAGATTACTAAAGGTCGTACTTCTATAGTAATTGCTCACCGTTTGGCAACCATACAAAAAGCAGATAATATTATTGTAATGGATAATGGTCAAATTGTAGAGCAAGGAACACATCAAGAGTTACTTAAAAAGGAAAATGGTTACTACAGAAACCTTTACGAAGTTCAGTTTTTAAAATCTGAAGTGGCTTAA
- the cdaA gene encoding diadenylate cyclase CdaA, with amino-acid sequence MEIVNDILKFSLIDVIDVILVALLLYYVYKLVKGTVAINIFIGIVIIYIIWKITQALQMQLLSNILGGFISVGMFALIVVFQQEIRKFLLMIGSTNFASKRKFFSQLKFLKMEESATTDVDAIISACNKMSASKTGALIVLERNNNLDFLANTGDEMNIKVTQPIIESIFFKNSPLHDGAIIIQDNIVKATRVILPVNNEKNIPQRFGLRHRAAVGVTERTDAIAIAVSEETGQISCFRDGEFLPFTDTTELADILKKDLV; translated from the coding sequence TTGGAAATAGTAAACGACATTTTAAAATTTAGTTTAATAGATGTTATCGATGTTATTCTAGTTGCACTGCTACTCTATTACGTTTACAAATTAGTTAAAGGTACAGTTGCCATAAATATCTTTATTGGTATTGTAATTATTTATATTATCTGGAAAATTACACAAGCCTTACAAATGCAACTATTAAGTAACATTCTTGGAGGTTTTATTAGCGTAGGTATGTTTGCTTTAATTGTTGTATTTCAGCAAGAAATAAGAAAGTTTTTATTAATGATTGGCTCTACCAATTTTGCGAGCAAACGTAAGTTTTTTAGTCAGCTTAAATTTTTAAAAATGGAAGAAAGCGCAACTACAGATGTAGATGCCATAATTTCGGCTTGTAATAAAATGAGCGCATCAAAAACTGGTGCATTAATTGTTTTAGAGCGTAATAACAACCTTGATTTTTTAGCTAATACTGGTGACGAGATGAATATTAAAGTCACACAACCTATCATAGAAAGTATATTTTTTAAGAATAGCCCATTACATGATGGCGCAATTATTATTCAAGATAATATAGTAAAAGCAACACGTGTCATATTACCCGTAAATAACGAAAAAAATATACCACAACGTTTTGGTTTACGTCATCGTGCTGCTGTTGGTGTTACCGAACGTACTGATGCTATCGCTATTGCAGTAAGTGAAGAAACTGGACAAATTTCGTGTTTTAGAGATGGCGAATTTTTGCCTTTTACTGATACTACAGAATTAGCAGACATCTTGAAAAAAGATTTGGTTTAA
- the folP gene encoding dihydropteroate synthase: protein MTINCKGQLVDLSLPKVMGILNVTPDSFYDGGHYKDENSILNQVETMLNQGATFIDVGAYSSRPNADFVTEDEELQRIIPIIELLMKHFPEIIISVDTFRSEVAKQTINAGASLINDISAGFLDKNMLETVAKLSVPYIMMHMRGTPQTMQTLTEYDNLTKDVNLYFSDRISKARALGIIDLILDPGFGFAKTTQQNFELLNQLELLNIADLPLLVGISRKSMIYKTLDTTAQNALNGTTALHMIALQKGAKILRAHDVKEAKECITLYNQLHA from the coding sequence ATGACAATAAATTGTAAAGGACAACTAGTTGATTTAAGCTTACCAAAAGTAATGGGTATTTTAAATGTAACTCCAGATTCTTTTTATGATGGCGGACACTATAAAGACGAAAATTCTATTTTAAATCAAGTAGAAACTATGCTTAATCAAGGCGCTACCTTTATAGACGTTGGCGCTTACAGCTCTAGACCTAATGCAGATTTTGTTACTGAAGATGAAGAATTGCAGCGCATAATTCCTATTATCGAGTTACTAATGAAACATTTTCCAGAAATTATTATTTCTGTAGACACTTTTAGAAGTGAAGTTGCCAAACAAACCATTAATGCAGGCGCGAGTTTGATTAATGATATTTCGGCAGGATTTTTAGATAAAAACATGCTAGAAACAGTTGCAAAACTAAGTGTACCATACATTATGATGCATATGCGTGGTACACCACAAACCATGCAAACGCTTACAGAATATGACAATTTAACTAAAGATGTTAATCTTTATTTTTCTGATCGTATTAGCAAAGCAAGAGCTTTAGGTATAATAGATTTAATTTTAGATCCTGGTTTTGGATTTGCCAAAACTACACAGCAAAATTTTGAACTTTTAAACCAATTAGAGCTTTTAAATATCGCCGATTTACCACTTTTGGTTGGCATATCTCGTAAATCGATGATATACAAAACACTAGACACAACAGCTCAAAATGCACTAAACGGAACAACAGCTTTACACATGATTGCGTTACAAAAAGGTGCTAAAATTTTACGCGCGCATGATGTTAAAGAAGCCAAAGAATGTATCACACTTTACAACCAATTACATGCTTAA
- a CDS encoding DUF1599 domain-containing protein, whose translation MQDTSKQYDAVIKICRDLFKKKMSDYGSAWRILRLPSLTDQIFIKAQRIRGLQQNDVRKVDEGEQSEFIGIINYCIMALIQLEKGVVEQPDMQLEDALELYDKHVNITKTLMENKNHDYGEAWRDMRVSSLTDLILQKLLRVKQIEDNQGKTLVSEGIDANYQDMVNYAVFSMIHLNEK comes from the coding sequence ATGCAAGATACTTCCAAACAATACGATGCAGTAATTAAAATTTGTCGTGATCTTTTTAAAAAGAAAATGTCCGACTATGGTAGTGCATGGCGTATTTTAAGATTACCTTCTTTAACAGACCAGATTTTTATTAAAGCACAACGTATAAGAGGTTTACAACAAAATGATGTAAGAAAAGTTGACGAAGGTGAACAAAGCGAATTTATTGGCATTATCAACTACTGTATTATGGCATTAATACAATTAGAAAAAGGTGTTGTAGAGCAACCAGATATGCAATTAGAAGACGCTTTAGAATTGTATGATAAGCACGTAAATATCACAAAAACATTAATGGAAAATAAAAATCATGATTATGGCGAAGCTTGGCGTGATATGCGCGTTAGTAGCCTAACAGATTTAATTTTACAAAAGTTATTACGTGTAAAACAAATTGAAGATAACCAAGGAAAAACATTGGTAAGCGAAGGTATAGATGCCAATTATCAAGATATGGTAAACTATGCAGTGTTTTCTATGATTCATTTAAACGAAAAATAA